The region ACCGAGGGCGACATCATCCGCGACGGCTTCGACGCCGAACTCGACGAGGTGCGTGCCACCGAACGAGAGGGTCGCGAGTGGGTCGCCACGCTTGAACAGGACGAGCGCGAGCGGACGGGCATCGACAACCTCAACGTAGGCCACAACCAGGTCCACGGCTACTACATCGAGGTGACCAACAGCCACCTGGACTCGGTGCCCGAGGCGTACAGCCGTCGCCAGACCCTGAAGAACTCAGAGCGCTTCGTCACGCCTGACCTCCGCCAGCGGGAAGACGAGATTCTGCGCGCCACGGAACGCGCGGACTCCCTCGAGTACGAGGTGTTCTGTGACGTACGGGCACGGGTGGCCGAGGCTGCAGACCGGTTGCAGGCGCTCGCGGGCGTGCTCGGTCGGCTCGACGCGCTGCTCTCGCTCTCGGTCGTCGCCGTCGGCCCGGCGTGGGCTCAGCCAAGATTCCATACTGGCGACCAGTCACTGGAAATCGAGGCTGGCCGCCACCCCGTCGTTGCCCGCGCCCAGCCCGAGTTCGTCCCCAACGTCACCGACCTCCCAGCAGGGAGCGTCGCACTCATCACGGGGCCGAACATGAGCGGGAAATCCACCTACATGCGGCAGGTGGGCCTCATCGTCGTGCTCGCGCAGGCCGGCGGCTTCGTCCCCGCTGAATCCGCCCACTTGCCCGTCGTGGACCGAGTGTTCACCCGTGTCGGCGCCAGCGACGACATCGCGGGCGGTCAGTCCACGTTCATGCGCGAGATGAGCGAACTCACCGATATCCTCCACGACGCCACCGAAGATTCGCTGGTGCTGCTGGACGAGGTGGGCCGCGGGACCTCGACCGCCGACGGCGTCGCCATCGCCCGCGCGGCGACAGAGTTCCTCCACGACGACGTGGGCGCCCGGACAATGTTTGCGACCCACTACCACGACCTGACCGCGCTCGCAGCGGACCGCGACGGTGTGTTCAATCTCCACTTCACCGCCATCCGGGAGGAGAACGACGTGACGTTCCTCCACCGCGTCGACGAGGGACCATCCTCCTCGTCGTACGGCATCGAGGTGGCCCGAATGGCTGGCGTCCCAGAATCGGTGGTCGAGCGCTCGCGGGAGTTGGTCGACGACGAAGCAATCGCTGAGGAGCGCACGCGCGCCGGCGAACCTTCGGAGTCTACACTCCAGGCGACCGTCGACGACACAGCAGATCCCGCGGACACAGCCACCACCGGCGGGCAACAGACGCTCCCGGGCATCAGTTCGACTACTGCGGTGGACGACGAGATCGCGGCCACAATCCGGTCGTTGGACCTCGCACAGACGACGCCACTGGAGGCACTGAACCGCCTGCAGGAGCTCCAAGAACGAGTCGACGAGCGATGAGCGACGCGGCCTGAGTAGGAAGCAGGCGCGGTACGCTCGCGAGCAGCACTCCGCTGGACGCTACCAGTCTTTACAGTCCGGACAGACCAGCGCGTCGGGGTCCTCGGCACCCTCGCCGGCGTGCCAACGGGTCTGGACGGTCGCCCCGCAGGCTGCACACCTGTCGCCGTCGGGTGAGGACGTGTAGGTCAGCGATGGTTGTTCCTGCTGTGCAGACTCCTCGTCCTCACCGGGTTCCGTCGCCGTATCCGTCGGTTCAGGCGCTGCGGGTGGGTCGTCGTCGTCGGCCGCGTCCGTGGGTTCCTCCCCATCGAACGACGAGAGAGTGGCGTCGTCGGACATACCCCAGTCTGCGGTGCGTGGCGTCTTAGGGCTGGCGTTGCGGGGGACGGAAGCGAATGTTTTTCACTCCTGACGGACCCAGTCGGGAGCATGGATAGTGGACACCCGCTGAGCGGCCTCTCGGGTCTCTGGGAGGACACCATCGCCGATATGGAGACAACAGCCACGGAGTTCCGCGACGCGGGGTGGGAGACCGTCGAACTCCACCCCGGCGCGGTGACGCCGCTCCCCGCCGGCGAGACTGAGGACGGCTACCTCGACGAGCGCGTCGGGTTGGACGTCCTCGTGCCCGGCGACGAGTTCGCGTTGGTCAAAGAGTCGGTCGGCGGTATCGACGGCGAGGAGGGGACCGCCGTCAGCTACGACGAGTACGAGGCGTTCCGCGCACAGCAGAACGAGGTCGTCTTCCTCGTGGTTGCGATGAAGTCTACGGCAGCAGAGACAGCGGTGCTGATTCCGCTCTACTACGACGTTGCGGATGCTGCAGAGACACTCGAGCGGGTCCGAGAGCGCGATGAGATGCGGCTGTTCGTCCGCCCGCTCGACGACAGTGAACGCGTCGTCTTCAGCCAGCAGTCTCCCGAGGCGCTGCTGCCCGAGCAGTCGTAACTCAGGCCCCCGGGAGCGCGAGCGCGGGTCGAGCCACGCGCTGCCGAGATCTGAGAGGAGGCTGCCGCCGACGCCGATGCAGGCCAGGGCGACGGTGGCGCCGATGATGAGCGGGATGTCGTTCTCGGTCGCGGCGAAATACGCCAACTGTCCGATGCCTTGGATGTCCAGCACCGTCTCGACGACGACTGCGGCCAGCACCAACACGGCGAACAGTTCTGCCTGCTGCTCATCTTCATCACGGGCGAGTCGCTGCTGGTGATTCTCCTTCTGTTCGGCTTTCTGGGGTGGGGCGGGGCTGCCCGCATCGTCCGAAGCGAGAGCCGTCGGCTCCGCGACGCTGGCTTCGTCGAGGCGTCTCGGGTGCTCGGTGGCACTGACCGACACGTCCTGAAAACGCACGTTCTCCCCTCGGTCTCGGGTGTCGCGGTGTCGACGGCGACCCAGCAGGTGCCGGTGTTGCTGCTGACTGAGGCCGGCCTCGCGTTCCTCGGCCTGGAGGCGTTCGACCTGCAGTCGCTGGGCAACATCATCGCCCGC is a window of halophilic archaeon DL31 DNA encoding:
- a CDS encoding hypothetical protein (KEGG: hmu:Hmuk_0631 hypothetical protein) gives rise to the protein MSDDATLSSFDGEEPTDAADDDDPPAAPEPTDTATEPGEDEESAQQEQPSLTYTSSPDGDRCAACGATVQTRWHAGEGAEDPDALVCPDCKDW
- a CDS encoding hypothetical protein (KEGG: hbo:Hbor_03890 hypothetical protein) → MDSGHPLSGLSGLWEDTIADMETTATEFRDAGWETVELHPGAVTPLPAGETEDGYLDERVGLDVLVPGDEFALVKESVGGIDGEEGTAVSYDEYEAFRAQQNEVVFLVVAMKSTAAETAVLIPLYYDVADAAETLERVRERDEMRLFVRPLDDSERVVFSQQSPEALLPEQS
- a CDS encoding DNA mismatch repair protein mutS (SMART: DNA mismatch repair protein MutS, C-terminal; DNA mismatch repair protein MutS, core~TIGRFAM: DNA mismatch repair protein MutS, type 1~KEGG: hvo:HVO_1940 DNA mismatch repair protein MutS~HAMAP: DNA mismatch repair protein MutS, type 1~PFAM: DNA mismatch repair protein MutS, C-terminal; DNA mismatch repair protein MutS, core; DNA mismatch repair protein MutS-like, N-terminal; DNA mismatch repair protein MutS, connector; DNA mismatch repair protein MutS, clamp) encodes the protein MSAVTGPPVELDERRAELTPMLQQYVDCCREHDDALVLFRVGDFYKTFCEIAEEVARVCELTLIEREDSTGSYAAAGIPVDNAAEYLERLLAAGHRIAIADQVEEPSEVNGLADRAVTQVITPGTVVDDELLSPDSTYLASVIGDDDAFAVASIDVSTGDCRVTSAPNREAAREELERVAPAELLVGPGGDGFDPTCPTTQWKESAFATDSARETLTAYADPERFTQVEGRAVGGLLAYAEYTQGDDGPLDYVSRVGRYDPADHLQLDGAALRSLELFENRAQGDRSGDTLFDVIDETVCALGRRRLESWLRRPLVDQASIEARHAAVAELTGATLLREELRDCLSTAYDLERLVSCVSRERANARDLRSVTNTLAVVPELKAALADADAPLLGDLREELDELPDVRKLIERAIAEDPPQEITEGDIIRDGFDAELDEVRATEREGREWVATLEQDERERTGIDNLNVGHNQVHGYYIEVTNSHLDSVPEAYSRRQTLKNSERFVTPDLRQREDEILRATERADSLEYEVFCDVRARVAEAADRLQALAGVLGRLDALLSLSVVAVGPAWAQPRFHTGDQSLEIEAGRHPVVARAQPEFVPNVTDLPAGSVALITGPNMSGKSTYMRQVGLIVVLAQAGGFVPAESAHLPVVDRVFTRVGASDDIAGGQSTFMREMSELTDILHDATEDSLVLLDEVGRGTSTADGVAIARAATEFLHDDVGARTMFATHYHDLTALAADRDGVFNLHFTAIREENDVTFLHRVDEGPSSSSYGIEVARMAGVPESVVERSRELVDDEAIAEERTRAGEPSESTLQATVDDTADPADTATTGGQQTLPGISSTTAVDDEIAATIRSLDLAQTTPLEALNRLQELQERVDER